In the Paenibacillus sp. FSL H7-0357 genome, one interval contains:
- a CDS encoding sensor histidine kinase produces the protein MLIIIVVSGAFVYDRVSSLLKNNSERHIQQTAVQANGRLDALIGQIDSLTEQVANHPTVQQLLLEELNGQKVSFNQRQSLLKIVSSYQAYMPSVGSLELYTADYRLLFPIKDGSLSTRINGSYISEANVQKGRLVWIGVDPNDDQSLLAIRQVSLMDRWFSRGGYLMARIQRSYFQLNDPLSGSDSGESILLVSDDGQLLGSSEAPVANLLPLLHSKDQTVSFQDKEYVQVKLRSDKTNWTLLVLTPVSYVTKGISVLRTVLLVSGALGTMLFLIMSFVLSTMITRPIMHLIRAMRKSRLGVLTPNLQSVSTMELRELNNTYNGMITNMNDLIRVVYEKEVLQSRTELKALQAQINPHFLFNTLEAFNWSLEEKGEEELAGLVVVMSRLFRYIIGNPNMDEWVTLGEEVEQVRRYLQIMEMRMGERLTWNVELAPQAAAVPVPKLLIQPIAENAILHGVESRVGSGLVSVVVQPSLRQGWTTITVSDNGPGMDADTLQALYNSLEGGPSISSKGNGVGLVNVQRRLKLYYGRESADLQGMMIDSKPSQGTAITFEIPNNGGYTYEPGQQNDSGRGR, from the coding sequence ATGCTGATCATTATTGTCGTTTCGGGAGCATTTGTGTATGACCGGGTCTCTTCGCTGCTGAAAAATAATTCCGAGCGGCATATCCAGCAGACTGCGGTTCAGGCCAACGGAAGACTGGACGCACTGATCGGCCAGATAGACAGTCTCACAGAGCAGGTGGCCAATCATCCGACGGTCCAGCAGCTGCTGCTTGAAGAGCTGAACGGCCAGAAAGTATCCTTTAACCAGCGGCAGTCGCTGCTAAAGATTGTATCCAGCTATCAGGCTTACATGCCGAGTGTAGGCTCCCTTGAGCTGTATACTGCTGATTACCGGCTGTTGTTCCCGATTAAAGACGGCAGCCTGAGTACAAGGATTAACGGCAGCTATATTAGCGAAGCCAATGTGCAAAAGGGCAGACTGGTCTGGATTGGCGTCGATCCGAATGATGACCAGAGTCTGCTGGCGATCCGCCAGGTTAGCCTGATGGACCGCTGGTTCTCACGGGGCGGCTATCTCATGGCGCGGATCCAGCGGAGCTACTTTCAGCTGAATGATCCGCTTTCGGGCAGCGACAGCGGCGAGTCGATTCTGCTTGTCAGTGATGACGGCCAGCTGCTGGGCAGCAGCGAAGCGCCGGTGGCTAATCTGCTGCCGCTGCTCCACAGCAAGGACCAGACCGTCAGCTTCCAGGACAAAGAATATGTGCAGGTCAAGCTGCGCTCGGACAAGACCAACTGGACACTGCTGGTGCTTACGCCTGTCAGCTATGTGACGAAGGGGATCTCTGTGCTGCGGACGGTGCTGCTGGTTTCAGGGGCGCTTGGAACGATGTTATTTTTGATCATGTCGTTTGTGCTGTCTACCATGATTACGCGGCCGATCATGCATCTGATCCGGGCGATGCGCAAATCGCGGCTAGGGGTACTGACCCCCAATTTGCAGTCTGTATCTACGATGGAGCTTCGGGAGCTGAACAACACATACAATGGTATGATCACCAATATGAACGACTTAATCCGGGTAGTTTATGAAAAAGAAGTGCTGCAAAGCCGCACGGAGCTCAAAGCGCTGCAGGCGCAAATCAATCCCCATTTTCTATTCAACACCTTGGAGGCGTTCAATTGGTCGCTGGAGGAGAAAGGGGAAGAGGAGCTGGCCGGTCTGGTCGTAGTGATGTCGCGGCTGTTCCGTTATATCATCGGCAATCCGAACATGGATGAATGGGTAACACTTGGAGAAGAGGTGGAGCAGGTCCGGCGGTATTTGCAGATTATGGAGATGCGGATGGGCGAACGTCTGACCTGGAATGTCGAGCTGGCTCCGCAGGCTGCGGCTGTTCCGGTGCCGAAGCTGCTGATCCAGCCGATTGCCGAAAATGCGATTCTGCACGGAGTCGAGAGCCGTGTCGGCAGCGGATTGGTCAGCGTTGTTGTCCAGCCGTCACTCCGGCAGGGCTGGACGACAATAACTGTAAGTGATAATGGTCCGGGAATGGATGCGGACACGTTGCAGGCGCTCTACAATTCGCTGGAGGGCGGACCTTCTATCTCTTCCAAGGGAAACGGTGTGGGCCTTGTAAATGTTCAGCGGCGGCTTAAGCTCTACTATGGCCGGGAAAGCGCGGATCTTCAAGGAATGATGATCGACAGCAAACCGTCCCAAGGGACGGCCATTACCTTTGAAATACCGAACAATGGGGGATATACCTATGAGCCTGGGCAACAAAATGATTCTGGTCGTGGACGATGA
- a CDS encoding copper amine oxidase N-terminal domain-containing protein, protein MNKSLKTSVALLTLSLALTAGVVSAAPATTSIKNNKTPQASASTAAKTFTIEINGSTLSDTGFQSSSTKEPLIPLRTVAAALGFTVTWNTDTKAVDLNKGNIFTTVKNGEDRYAINKMYTTLGTAPQMKGNQLYVPASFVSQVLHQTISVEGKQIVITPAVEHQNESGVITALRNDGKFQSVQIKGTGTAGIVLNVGKDTVIQMADGTKLAFTDLQLGMTVEAEHAMFATLSLPPQTPAYKITVQDSKKQGTTLATQGTVEEVIKAEDGSLSIRIKGTALSEQSPSEVVLRLAEDTALVNESGEAVEASTLVQGAKVIGFYSPLMTKSLPPIGTALKVVVETVQE, encoded by the coding sequence ATGAACAAGTCACTGAAAACAAGCGTTGCCCTCTTAACATTGTCATTGGCTCTTACTGCAGGAGTCGTATCGGCCGCACCAGCCACAACCTCCATCAAAAACAACAAAACGCCACAGGCATCCGCCAGCACGGCGGCTAAAACTTTCACTATTGAAATCAACGGCTCGACCCTTTCTGATACCGGATTTCAGTCTTCCAGTACCAAAGAACCCTTGATTCCCCTTCGCACCGTCGCTGCGGCGCTTGGGTTTACCGTCACATGGAATACAGATACCAAAGCTGTTGATCTGAATAAGGGCAACATCTTTACAACCGTGAAGAACGGTGAAGACCGCTATGCCATCAATAAAATGTATACAACACTCGGAACAGCACCGCAGATGAAAGGGAACCAGCTGTATGTTCCGGCTTCCTTTGTAAGCCAGGTGCTGCACCAAACCATCTCCGTGGAGGGAAAACAAATCGTGATTACTCCAGCCGTAGAACATCAGAATGAGAGTGGCGTCATTACTGCCCTTCGCAATGACGGTAAGTTCCAGTCTGTACAAATCAAAGGTACGGGCACCGCAGGTATTGTGCTGAATGTGGGCAAGGATACCGTTATCCAAATGGCTGACGGCACAAAGCTTGCATTTACCGATCTTCAGCTCGGCATGACCGTGGAAGCAGAGCATGCCATGTTCGCCACCCTGAGTCTGCCGCCGCAAACCCCTGCTTACAAAATCACTGTACAGGACTCGAAAAAGCAAGGCACTACGCTGGCGACGCAAGGCACTGTGGAAGAAGTGATCAAAGCTGAAGACGGCTCGCTCAGCATCCGGATTAAAGGCACTGCCCTTAGCGAGCAATCGCCAAGCGAGGTTGTGCTTCGTCTGGCTGAAGATACCGCACTTGTTAATGAAAGCGGCGAGGCTGTAGAGGCAAGCACACTGGTTCAAGGTGCCAAGGTTATCGGATTCTATAGCCCCTTAATGACCAAAAGCCTGCCGCCGATCGGCACAGCCCTGAAGGTCGTTGTAGAGACAGTCCAGGAATAA
- a CDS encoding HAD family hydrolase: protein MYQTYIFDLYGTLIDIETDEERPEVWERLALHFSYHGMNITGTELQERFLAERDIQLAAAAQSCEFPDFVMEEVFRVVARDLGGSPNEDWLHETVRWVRTLSMIHISLYDGVAEILQSLRAGGKKVFLLSNGQKTFVEAELTMLGILHLFDGVAISSEAGVSKPDPLFYRYLTDTYGADLSSAIMIGNDPRTDIAGAAEVGIDSCYIQTASSPRDVPVKSTVQIWDGDLHKIPGWSL from the coding sequence ATGTATCAAACCTATATTTTTGATCTGTACGGTACGCTGATTGATATTGAAACCGATGAAGAACGCCCCGAGGTATGGGAACGGCTGGCGCTCCACTTTAGCTACCACGGTATGAACATCACGGGAACAGAGCTGCAGGAAAGGTTCCTGGCGGAGCGGGACATCCAGCTTGCCGCTGCTGCACAGAGCTGTGAGTTTCCCGATTTCGTTATGGAGGAAGTCTTCCGGGTGGTGGCACGGGATTTGGGCGGAAGTCCGAACGAGGATTGGCTGCATGAAACGGTGAGATGGGTACGGACGTTATCCATGATTCATATCTCCCTGTACGACGGAGTGGCAGAAATTCTCCAGAGCTTAAGAGCCGGCGGCAAAAAAGTGTTCCTGCTGTCCAACGGACAGAAAACCTTCGTCGAGGCTGAACTGACTATGCTTGGCATCCTGCATTTGTTTGATGGGGTGGCTATCTCCTCGGAGGCGGGGGTGAGTAAGCCGGACCCGTTGTTTTACCGCTATTTGACGGACACCTACGGTGCGGACTTAAGCTCGGCGATTATGATTGGCAATGATCCGCGTACGGATATCGCCGGGGCTGCAGAAGTAGGGATTGACTCCTGTTATATTCAGACGGCATCTTCTCCCCGGGATGTTCCGGTGAAGAGCACTGTGCAGATCTGGGATGGAGATTTGCACAAAATCCCTGGATGGAGCCTGTAG
- a CDS encoding type B 50S ribosomal protein L31 — MREGIHPKYNQVIFLDASVGFKFLSASTKSSGETMEWEDGNTYPVIRVDASSASHPFYTGKQRDAETGGRVDKFKQRLAQKK, encoded by the coding sequence ATGAGAGAAGGCATACACCCGAAATACAACCAGGTTATCTTTCTGGATGCCAGCGTAGGCTTTAAATTCCTGAGCGCTTCTACTAAGTCATCCGGTGAAACAATGGAATGGGAAGATGGCAACACGTATCCGGTGATTCGTGTGGACGCAAGTTCCGCATCGCACCCGTTCTATACAGGTAAACAAAGAGATGCAGAAACTGGCGGCCGCGTGGACAAGTTCAAACAGCGTCTGGCACAGAAGAAATAA
- a CDS encoding SDR family oxidoreductase — protein sequence MDLGLNGKSVFVAAASKGLGLATALEFAREGAKVTISSRNRQQLLAARDKIEEATGQQVAILEMDVTSPEDIRRAVQAAAEEAGGLDVLVTNAGGPPGGGFADMADADWNSGFELTLMSTVRLIREALPYLRAAGGGRIVGISSVSIKQPIQGLILSNVFRAGVNALTKSLATELAPEGILINSVAPGRIGTDRIMQLDGKRAEARAVPLEQVQQEALSQIPLGRTGTPEEFAKAAVFLGSFANTYITGQCLLVDGGMVKSL from the coding sequence ATGGATTTGGGTCTGAACGGAAAATCGGTATTTGTGGCGGCGGCGAGCAAGGGACTGGGACTGGCAACTGCTCTGGAATTTGCGCGTGAGGGAGCAAAGGTGACCATTTCCAGCCGAAACCGCCAGCAGCTTCTTGCGGCCCGGGACAAAATTGAGGAGGCGACCGGTCAGCAGGTTGCTATACTGGAAATGGATGTGACGAGCCCGGAGGATATCCGGCGGGCGGTTCAGGCTGCGGCTGAGGAGGCCGGGGGCCTTGATGTGCTTGTCACCAACGCCGGGGGGCCGCCTGGTGGAGGGTTTGCTGATATGGCGGATGCCGACTGGAACAGCGGCTTTGAGCTTACGCTGATGAGTACGGTGCGCCTGATCCGGGAAGCACTGCCATATTTGCGCGCAGCGGGTGGCGGACGTATCGTTGGCATAAGTTCCGTTTCAATTAAACAACCGATCCAGGGGCTGATTTTGTCCAATGTGTTCAGGGCTGGTGTGAACGCACTGACCAAAAGTCTGGCGACCGAGCTTGCCCCGGAGGGGATTCTGATTAACTCAGTTGCACCTGGGCGCATCGGAACTGACCGGATCATGCAGCTTGACGGCAAACGCGCCGAAGCCCGGGCTGTCCCGCTGGAGCAAGTTCAGCAGGAGGCCCTTAGCCAGATTCCGCTTGGGAGAACAGGCACTCCGGAGGAGTTCGCAAAGGCCGCCGTATTCCTGGGGTCCTTCGCGAATACTTACATTACCGGACAATGTCTTCTGGTTGACGGCGGCATGGTAAAGTCGCTGTAG
- a CDS encoding diguanylate cyclase domain-containing protein — protein MRRNRSGLVSDLGFLAFLVLIFICIVFISGSPDHYIQNIIILNLAFLLALVTYFTTVTAGLTLNLAFIFGYGFFIVYQTVSQGETIGVDTYFWLIMTPLLTVVLWVFTTSSRELQAENERLMKKSANLATVDENTDLRNSVSFQKDASLFTGISTRYKIPLTLLVIKVKYWSEIRRLIPDDQLSEAIYDVSQLSQSSIRTNDALYLLDKDDATWGLLLFTDREGAKIVIERIKFKLQELNDTEFSTKYKVNLGLKIGAVEYEAETIENPFDFIVQAKKQLEYDV, from the coding sequence GTGAGACGTAACCGCAGCGGACTGGTATCCGACCTGGGCTTTCTGGCCTTTCTGGTACTGATATTCATATGTATTGTATTTATCTCCGGTTCGCCGGATCACTATATCCAGAATATCATCATTCTGAATCTTGCGTTTCTGCTGGCGCTGGTCACCTATTTCACCACGGTAACCGCCGGGCTCACGCTGAATCTCGCCTTTATCTTCGGCTATGGTTTCTTTATCGTCTACCAGACGGTATCGCAGGGGGAAACGATCGGTGTAGACACCTATTTCTGGCTGATCATGACACCGCTGCTTACCGTAGTGTTATGGGTGTTCACTACAAGCAGCCGCGAGCTGCAGGCAGAGAACGAGCGGCTGATGAAGAAATCCGCCAATTTGGCCACGGTTGACGAGAATACCGATTTGCGGAACAGCGTGTCTTTCCAGAAGGATGCCAGCCTCTTTACAGGCATCTCCACCCGTTACAAGATCCCGCTTACGCTGCTTGTGATCAAGGTGAAATATTGGAGCGAGATCCGCCGGCTGATTCCGGATGACCAATTGTCCGAGGCCATCTATGATGTATCCCAGCTCAGCCAGTCCAGCATCCGTACCAATGATGCGCTGTATTTACTGGATAAGGACGATGCTACCTGGGGGCTGCTGTTGTTTACCGACCGGGAAGGCGCTAAGATTGTCATTGAACGGATCAAATTTAAGCTTCAGGAATTAAACGATACGGAGTTCTCCACCAAATACAAGGTAAATCTGGGATTGAAGATTGGTGCTGTGGAATATGAGGCCGAAACCATCGAGAATCCGTTTGATTTCATTGTTCAGGCCAAGAAGCAGCTCGAATATGACGTTTAA
- a CDS encoding cold-shock protein, producing the protein MQTGTVKWFNADKGFGFIEVEGGSDVFVHFSAITGEGFKSLDEGQRVEFNVTQGARGPQAENVVKL; encoded by the coding sequence ATGCAAACAGGTACAGTGAAATGGTTTAACGCAGACAAAGGTTTCGGTTTTATCGAGGTTGAAGGTGGAAGCGACGTATTCGTACACTTCTCCGCAATCACTGGTGAAGGTTTCAAATCTTTGGATGAAGGCCAACGCGTAGAGTTCAACGTAACTCAAGGCGCTCGTGGACCACAAGCCGAAAACGTTGTAAAACTGTAA
- a CDS encoding cold-shock protein gives MYFRKKALEDLPQEDTAIWSCTKEGCTGWMRDNFAFQYVPTCWQCNSPMTRSMKILPMLVNTNHEMKEIKKGITIT, from the coding sequence ATGTATTTTCGTAAAAAAGCGCTGGAGGATCTTCCGCAGGAAGACACAGCCATTTGGTCCTGCACCAAAGAAGGCTGCACCGGTTGGATGCGCGATAATTTCGCCTTTCAATATGTGCCTACCTGCTGGCAATGCAATTCACCAATGACCCGAAGCATGAAGATCCTGCCTATGCTTGTCAACACGAATCATGAGATGAAGGAAATAAAGAAGGGAATTACAATTACGTAG
- a CDS encoding sensor domain-containing diguanylate cyclase, producing the protein MPWMQGYPYYLLMGSVLSLYMGVSSYKHRNTPGRRYLWILMLLVSAIFAATAGEILSLSFQAKLFWKNVQQAPLFLSTIFTYAAIKEYVSRSSEGLDRRLAFFCAPVVLDVVLIFTDSAHHLMRSEVGITTVAGISGIMVEPTVLSMILIAYDQLFGIYAVYLLALSLLNAPKYFFKRNLLLLAGLIIPVISVFFLPLLKISVTGFTAFTYLPPVLAAYLSLFRDPRLSLYPLAKNKIFENMKDGIVLTDRYDSIIDVNKVAETMLSALIGEQTRSWEGRSIHHLLEHYGDIASYYRQRVEGQFEVEAPGTMDVCYGVSLIASGRRETGPSGMLIVVSDLSEKKRYERELLYQATVDDLTGLYNRKHFMRLVQKYTIREGAGMALLLFDIDDFKLINDTYGHIAGDQALVDLSGKILAVYKDNGIAGRVGGEEFAVCFFTGSERAALTEAENFRAIMSEHIVQLDGGHSIQLTVSIGIAFTEHSDITFEDLYREADEALYLSKAAGKNRVTLGRKPVIREAIKG; encoded by the coding sequence ATGCCATGGATGCAGGGTTATCCGTATTATTTACTAATGGGCAGTGTTCTAAGTCTCTACATGGGCGTCAGTTCATACAAGCACCGCAACACACCTGGAAGACGCTATTTATGGATTTTAATGTTGCTTGTCAGCGCAATCTTCGCGGCTACGGCCGGAGAAATCCTCTCCCTTTCTTTTCAGGCCAAGCTGTTTTGGAAAAATGTTCAGCAGGCTCCGCTGTTTTTGAGCACGATATTTACTTACGCGGCGATTAAAGAGTATGTGTCCCGTTCTTCGGAAGGGCTAGACCGGCGGCTTGCCTTCTTTTGCGCTCCGGTTGTGCTGGATGTTGTGCTGATTTTCACGGACTCCGCTCATCACCTGATGCGCAGTGAAGTTGGCATAACCACTGTAGCGGGGATAAGCGGAATAATGGTTGAGCCGACGGTTCTGAGTATGATCCTCATAGCCTACGACCAGCTCTTTGGTATATATGCCGTCTATCTGCTGGCCCTATCTCTGCTGAATGCACCCAAGTATTTTTTCAAGAGAAATCTGCTCTTGCTGGCCGGACTTATAATTCCGGTAATTTCTGTTTTCTTCCTCCCGCTCCTCAAAATTTCGGTTACAGGCTTTACGGCATTTACATATCTGCCTCCGGTACTGGCGGCGTACCTGTCCTTGTTCCGCGATCCTCGGCTTTCCCTATATCCGCTGGCCAAGAATAAGATCTTTGAGAATATGAAGGACGGCATCGTGCTGACGGACCGTTATGACAGCATTATCGACGTCAATAAAGTCGCGGAGACCATGTTATCGGCTTTGATTGGAGAGCAGACAAGAAGCTGGGAAGGCCGGAGCATCCATCATTTGCTGGAGCATTACGGTGACATCGCCAGTTATTACAGACAACGGGTTGAAGGGCAGTTCGAAGTCGAGGCCCCCGGCACCATGGACGTCTGTTACGGGGTGTCGCTAATTGCTTCAGGGCGCAGAGAGACGGGGCCTTCCGGCATGCTTATTGTGGTCAGCGATCTCAGTGAGAAGAAACGGTACGAGCGGGAGCTGCTCTATCAGGCAACGGTTGATGATCTGACCGGGCTGTACAACCGCAAGCATTTCATGCGGCTGGTGCAGAAGTACACGATTCGCGAGGGGGCAGGGATGGCCCTGCTGCTGTTCGACATAGATGATTTCAAATTGATCAATGATACATACGGGCACATAGCGGGTGATCAGGCTCTGGTCGATCTCTCCGGTAAAATACTTGCGGTGTACAAGGATAACGGCATTGCCGGCAGAGTGGGCGGTGAGGAGTTTGCCGTATGCTTTTTTACCGGCAGTGAGAGGGCAGCGCTGACGGAAGCTGAGAACTTCCGCGCCATAATGAGCGAGCATATTGTTCAACTGGACGGCGGACACAGCATCCAGCTCACCGTAAGCATCGGGATTGCGTTTACAGAGCACAGTGATATTACCTTTGAGGATTTATACCGTGAGGCTGACGAGGCGTTGTATCTATCGAAGGCTGCCGGCAAGAATAGAGTGACGCTGGGCCGCAAGCCTGTAATCAGAGAGGCAATTAAGGGATAA